From Salmo salar chromosome ssa09, Ssal_v3.1, whole genome shotgun sequence:
AATTATTCCACTTTTTTTGTCTGCCTACTTGAGAATCACTAGCTCTCAAGAACTCTCCGGCAACCATCGGATCTGGTATACTACCCCTGCCCTGTGCCCTCTGTGATGTGCTCAGCTCGAAAATATGACAAATTTTAGCTTTGTCACCCTTGTCCACAACTTATTTTTGGCTTATATAACATCCCAGATAGGCTAGAGTAGAGCAACCTGGGTCTTTCCAAGAGAATGGTTGTCTAATGGTTCTAACCTTGGATGTTCTCTTATTCCTTATAGATTTTCTCACATTTCTGCATTTTAGCTCAGGGTGGTAATGGTGCCTTTGTTTAAAATGTTGTAATGTTCTAGTTAGTTCTTTTAGTTGAGAGCTTTGCATTCATTCTTATCTTTAGATGGCATTCAGCCACTCCCCTGAGTTTTTAGGATGGATTACGTCAGCAATATAACATTTGCTTGAATTCAAATATCCATTTGCTTAACTACTGCACTGACATCATTCATGATATTGTGTCAATCAATTTTTTATACTGCTGGAATTGTATAATAAATCTTCTAGAATGAGTATCCAGCCCCATCCTAGGCTTTGCCTCAGCCTTCCTACTCCCTCTCGCTACTCTGACTGACTACATCTGGTGGTTTCACTTCTCTGTTTTTCAGTGTTTCACTGGCAAGCCACAATAATGGGACCTGTAAGTACTGACAACAGTCACGCTACCATAAATATTAGCTTATATAATGTTGTATAGGACAGTGTTTCTCTCCATGATTAAATTATACTAAAGACCTGTTCAACTCAGCTAAGATTGACTTGATACTAATAGTGCTGAATATTCtgctctctctaacagaatgacagTCCTTATCAGGGTGGGGTATTCTTCCTGACCATTCACTTTCCCACAGACTACCCCTTCAAACCGCCAAAGGTGAGACAGAAATGTGTGTACACACACTGAAATGACAGAACATCCACTTATCGTAGTTTCTCATACACACCTGCACAAACATGCATTTGTTTCTGCATCTTTTCTCTGTGATGGCTGTAACTGCGTCATTTCATGATGCTCCTTTTCTGTACCTGTCATCCATTTAGTTCTTTCTTCCTCCTCTTAACTCAACCGTGTCCgttctgtttgtttctctgtgtgcAGGTTGCGTTTACCACAAGAATCTACCACCCAAATATCAACAGCAACGGCAGCATCTGTCTCGACATCCTGCGATCACAGTGGTCTCCCGCCCTAACAATCTCCAAAGGTACACCGTACACTACAGAGTAgatgaaagaagaaaaaaaacgttgTTTTTATGTTACTAAGACTGAAAAATATGAATATGTCctctttgctgtttgttttggaacctgtgtctggtggggtatctgagtgactgactgaacttcctgttgtttgtctgttttgtcaCAGTAACTGCCTAACTCATTTAAGTTCAGCTCTCCTTACCTCTGTCCTAAGCTGAACCATTAACATCGAACCTTCCCTTAGTTCTCCTGTCAATCTGCTCTCTGCTGTGCGACCCAAACCCGGACGACCCCTTAGTACCGGAGATCGCCCGCATCTACAAGACGGACAGGGAAAAgtgagtaactaactaactatcttGCTTCAGATGAAGGTGTACTATAGGATGTCATACAAGCTCTTGAGTCAGTGGTTAAACAGGATGATCTTGTTAGATCCTTTAGATAATCCTCTGGGTCTGTATGCTGCAACTGTTGAATATGTTTgcttatatatacactgaacaaaaatataaatgcaacatttgcaaagatttttactgagttacagttcatataagaaaatcagtcaatcaaaataaataaattaggctctactatatggatttcacatgactgggtataCAGTTATCatctggtcacagataccttcaaaaaaaggtaggggcgtgga
This genomic window contains:
- the LOC106612114 gene encoding ubiquitin-conjugating enzyme E2 D2 isoform X2 translates to MALKRIHKELNDLARDPPAQCSAGPVGDDMFHWQATIMGPNDSPYQGGVFFLTIHFPTDYPFKPPKVAFTTRIYHPNINSNGSICLDILRSQWSPALTISKVLLSICSLLCDPNPDDPLVPEIARIYKTDREKYNRIAREWTQKYAM